One Bdellovibrio bacteriovorus str. Tiberius DNA segment encodes these proteins:
- a CDS encoding TMEM165/GDT1 family protein: MEAIINSFLLVAATEMGDKTQLLALVLASKFKKPWHVMAGIFTATVLNHALAAWAGEWIAATVPDQWLNWALALTFFGFALWILIPDKDDSNTDNMKWGAFWTTTVLFFFAEIGDKTQLSTVALAAKYQNIVLVTLGTTAGMMFADGLAVVFGEKLTQKISMKWINYGSSLLYVLFGVGILMR, from the coding sequence ATGGAAGCAATCATCAATTCATTCTTACTGGTGGCCGCCACAGAAATGGGCGACAAAACTCAGTTGTTAGCGCTGGTTTTGGCATCAAAGTTCAAAAAACCATGGCATGTGATGGCCGGGATCTTTACCGCCACCGTTCTAAATCACGCCTTGGCCGCCTGGGCCGGGGAATGGATCGCAGCCACCGTCCCTGATCAGTGGCTGAACTGGGCGCTGGCTTTGACCTTCTTCGGTTTTGCCCTGTGGATACTGATCCCGGACAAAGATGACTCGAACACTGACAACATGAAATGGGGTGCATTCTGGACTACGACCGTGTTGTTTTTCTTCGCCGAGATCGGTGACAAAACCCAGCTTAGCACCGTGGCGTTGGCGGCCAAGTATCAGAACATCGTGCTGGTCACTTTGGGCACGACTGCGGGGATGATGTTTGCTGATGGTTTGGCAGTGGTGTTTGGGGAAAAGCTCACACAGAAGATTTCGATGAAGTGGATCAACTACGGGTCGTCGCTTTTATACGTACTTTTCGGTGTCGGCATTTTGATGCGCTAA
- a CDS encoding SCO family protein, with translation MKTSIKTQLIRSLVAALTALGLLAFLLWYTQRPPTMGGDFKLNHNGQAWQFSENAKKLNLLYVGYAKCPDVCPMALSYSAQAFKQLTEKERENVQLIFISVDAENDTAESVSVYAHQFNPEFIGLTGTTAEIDAAIKPFGASYIVEKDPKSYLGYSISHTDRVFVLNKKGIVVDSIQSPRSADEITTKIKENL, from the coding sequence ATGAAGACTTCGATAAAAACACAATTAATCCGCTCGCTTGTCGCGGCCCTGACCGCCCTGGGACTTTTGGCTTTTCTGCTTTGGTATACTCAGCGTCCGCCGACAATGGGTGGTGACTTTAAATTAAATCACAACGGACAGGCGTGGCAGTTTTCGGAAAACGCGAAAAAGCTGAATCTTCTTTATGTTGGTTACGCAAAATGCCCGGACGTGTGCCCGATGGCGCTGAGCTATTCTGCTCAAGCTTTCAAACAACTGACTGAAAAAGAACGTGAAAATGTTCAACTGATCTTTATCAGCGTGGATGCCGAAAACGACACCGCAGAATCGGTGTCTGTTTACGCTCACCAATTCAATCCGGAATTTATCGGCCTGACCGGCACCACCGCTGAAATCGATGCGGCGATCAAACCGTTTGGCGCCAGCTACATCGTGGAAAAAGATCCGAAGTCCTATCTGGGCTATTCGATCTCGCACACGGACCGCGTATTTGTTTTGAATAAAAAAGGCATTGTCGTCGACAGCATCCAAAGCCCGCGCTCTGCCGATGAAATTACAACCAAAATCAAGGAGAACCTATGA
- a CDS encoding copper chaperone PCu(A)C has translation MKAIVLAALTVALSPVAFAAKSAPVTISDARIFAPIKGTNATAGYGVITNTTDKEVTVTVEKIEPFKAVEMHETVEKDGRMSMQKVEKLTIPAKKSAELKPGGNHIMLFDPTREVKADETLKVSLKVNGKVESFDFKVIPRVETKKEEHHHHH, from the coding sequence ATGAAAGCCATCGTACTGGCAGCTCTGACAGTGGCGCTAAGCCCTGTTGCGTTTGCCGCGAAATCTGCCCCGGTCACTATTTCTGACGCCCGCATCTTTGCGCCAATCAAAGGCACCAATGCGACAGCAGGCTATGGCGTGATCACGAACACGACCGACAAGGAAGTGACTGTCACGGTTGAAAAGATCGAGCCCTTCAAAGCAGTTGAAATGCACGAAACCGTGGAAAAAGACGGTCGCATGTCCATGCAGAAAGTGGAAAAGCTGACCATCCCGGCGAAAAAGTCCGCGGAACTAAAACCCGGCGGCAACCACATCATGCTGTTTGACCCAACCCGCGAAGTCAAAGCTGACGAGACACTGAAAGTGTCTTTGAAAGTAAACGGCAAGGTTGAATCCTTCGACTTCAAAGTCATCCCGCGCGTGGAAACCAAGAAAGAAGAACATCACCACCATCACTAG